A genomic stretch from Solanum stenotomum isolate F172 chromosome 8, ASM1918654v1, whole genome shotgun sequence includes:
- the LOC125874273 gene encoding calcium uniporter protein 6, mitochondrial-like, giving the protein MWRNSCNLLKRTVTSVARTNTINYGVKPFLGVDYKFGCYCGPIRMVGGYYFSSGSNGGGENKNGNGNGNGNVNGDSITHEEAKRLMRLVNVEELKWKLGMKNTEVIGYMDLLKACQNMGVAKTHDEAVGFARVLDEAGVILLFRDKVYLHPDKVVDEIRKAVPLALLPEDDPTIEELKILQEKKDKIDELAHRHVRRVLWAGLGAGLLQVGLFFRLTFWEFSWDVMEPIAFFTTSAGIVIGYAYFLVTSRDPSYQDVLKRLFLSRQRKLIKKHDFDIQRFVELQKKIKLPVNSQSSIKHRLGMELEPEDLLHHH; this is encoded by the exons ATGTGGAGAAATTCCTGTAATCTATTGAAACGGACAGTTACATCGGTTGCGAGGACAAATACGATTAACTATGGGGTGAAGCCGTTTTTGGGTGTGGATTATAAGTTCGGGTGCTATTGTGGCCCGATCCGAATGGTGGGTGGGTACTATTTTAGCTCTGGGTCAAATGGGGGTGGGGAAAACAAGAATGGGAATGGGAATGGGAATGGGAATGTGAATGGGGATAGTATTACTCATGAGGAAGCTAAGAGGTTGATGAGATTGGTGAATGTTGAGGAGCTGAAGTGGAAATTGGGGATGAAGAATACGGAGGTTATTGGGTATATGGATCTGTTAAAGGCGTGTCAGAATATGGGTGTGGCTAAAACCCATGATGAAGCTGTTGGTTTTgctagagttcttgatgaggcTGGTGTTATATTGTTGTTCAGAGATAAAGTTTATCTTCATCCTGATAAg gtaGTGGATGAAATTAGAAAGGCAGTTCCCTTAGCACTTCTACCTGAAGATGACCCCACAATAGAGGAACTAAAGATTCTGCAGGAGAAGAAGGATAAAATAGATGAGCTTGCCCATAGGCATGTGCGCCGCGTTTTGTGGGCTGGTTTAGGGGCTGGCCTTTTGCAGGTCGGGCTCTTCTTCCGTCTTACGTTCTGGGAATTCTCTTGGGATGTGATGGAGCCAATTGCTTTTTTTACAACTTCTGCTGGAATAGTAATAGGTTATGCTTACTTCCTTGTTACTTCTAGAGACCCATCATACCAAGATGTGCTGAAGAGGCTTTTCCTCTCAAGGCAGAGGAAGCTGATCAAGAAGCATGATTTTGATATTCAGAGGTTTGTCGaattacaaaagaaaatcaaattaccAGTGAATAGTCAATCTTCCATTAAACATCGGTTAGGAATGGAGCTGGAACCTGAGGATCTTTTACATCATCACTAA